The Acidobacteriota bacterium genome contains the following window.
GAGTCCGTGCTCTCGTCGATACATCTGCTCCAGGACAACGGCCTGATCTTCCTTGTCAACGAACTCCGCGACGAAGCTGAGCATGTGCCGCCCGATGATTTCACGCGACGTGCACCCGACGAGCTTCGCCATTGCGGCATTGACGAAGGCGTAGCGCCACTGTTCGTCGATGACGCAGATCCCTTCTTGAGCCGCATCCACCATCTGGCTCCAACGCCGCTCGTTTGCCGCCCATTTCATGTCGACCGGATCTGGATTCCAGTCCCCCTCTGCCATGGCGACGGTCCGGTAGATTTCACCCGCGCGCCCCTTGATCGAGAACACGCGCATGTGGACGACATGCGTCATCCCGGCGGGCGTTCTGATGTGGAACTGCTCGTCGAGCGGTTCCACCGTGGATCGCTGCCACGCCGCGGCAACTCGTTCGTGCTCCTCCGGGATCACCGCATCCAGCCAGGAGTCGGGATGCTCATAGAAGGACTTACGCGTCCGGCCCCAGATCTTCTCGTAGGCTCGGTTCACGTACCAAGATGTGGAAGCACCGTCGCAGCCCACATCGCTGACGAAGATCACTTCGCCAGCGTCCTCCGCGAGCTGCCGAATAAAATAGCGCTGGTCGAACTCTCCTGCGCCTTGTGGGGGGGCGAACAGATCTAATGAGGCGTGACCGGACCCTGCCCGCGGAGCCGATGAGGCGTCCGTCGTGAGATCCAAGGCAACTCCTCCTCGACGTCCGCGCTGCTCAAACCGAGTGCATGTATCACGCAGCGGGATGTCGCAGCCGGCTTTCGGCGTTCCCGACGTCGTCGCGGCAACTTCGATCGGGCTTCCGGGGCGACGCTACCAACCGAATCGGACGACCTGAGCCGGTGCTCTCGACAGCGTTCCTGAAGGACGCCGTCCTGCTCCCGGCAGCGGGCCAACTATGCCGTCAGCTGCCGCAGTTTGCAAGAGGTTATGACAAGGCCGCCAAGTGCTTCGACGAATCCCACCGAAACAGCCCTGCTGCGGCCCCGTGCCTTGTGCCTCGTGCCTAATCGGAGACCGCCAGCTCGCCGGGTCTCACCTTCCGGGTGCGCGGGAGCATGCCGCGCGACGAGAGCCACGCCACCCACGCGCAGATGCCCAGGAACACCGCGAGGTTGAGCACGTCGGCCGCGCGGCGGCGCGGCAGGAAGACCCACATCTGCCAGAGGACCGGCTGCGCGAGGCACGCCGCCCAGACGCTGCCGTAGAAGAACCGCCGCTCGTGCCCTTCGTTCTTCGTGGACGGCTTGACGCGCGGCAGCCATCCAGCGGCCCCCAGGAGCCAGATCGTCCCGGCGATTGGAAAGTACCCGACGTCGTACATCTGGCGCAGCCGCCACTGCCCCGTCGCGATCGCCCACACGAGGCCCGAGACGTTCAGCACGGCGAACGTGATCACGGCGCTCCACGCGAACGTGTAGCAGATGCGCCGGTACGGCGGGTTCGGCTTGTCCTCGGTGAAGCGAATGATGTACGGCGCGCGCTCGACGCCCGGGAGCCGTCCGCGCAGCGCCGCGATACCGGTGAAGAGCAGCACCGCGCCCAGCCAGAGCGCCATCCGCCGGTCGAACCCTCGCTCGAACAGATCGAAGGTCAGCGGACCTGGCGTGATGAAGAACACCCAGATCCAGATCGGCCAGTGAAGCACACGATAGGTCGCGGTGTTGCGGTCGCGGATGCGCCCGAGTTCGGCGAGCTCCCGCAAATCGCGGAATCTGCCACGCGGTGCTGGGTTCAGGGCGCTAGGTTCTGCGTTCTGGGTTCGGTTCACGGTTCCGGGTGCCCGGCATGCGCCGTGCTCAGCAGGCGGTATGGTACACCACTACACCGACCTGGACACCTGGAAGCTCGCCGATGAATTGCGCGCGCCACTGCCGCGCTGCTGGCGCACCTCCGGACCCAGAACCCGCGCCCGCAGTATCATGGCGTGCGGGGGGACCACGAGGTCGTTCTATGCACCCCCGTCTGCGCCACGCCTCCGCCGCTGCCATCCGCGACTTCGTCTCCCAGCGCACCCTCGCCGTCGTTGGCGTCTCGCGCAGCGGAAAGAAGTTCGCGAACTTCGCGTATCGCGAACTGCGAACGAAGGGGTACACCCTGGTACCGGTGAATCCCGGCGCCGAGACCGTCGAGGGGGAACGCTGCTACCGCAGCCTGCTCAACCTGCCCGGGCCGGTGGACGGCGCGGTGATCATCGCACCGCGGGAGCAGTCGCTGCAGGTCGTGCGCGAGGCGGCCGCGGCTGGCATTCGCCGGGTCTGGCTGCAGCAGGGGGCCGAATCGCAGCCGGCGATTGACGCCTGCGAGGACGCCGGCATCAACGTTGTCGCCGGCGAGTGCATCCTGATGTTTGCCGGGACGGAGCACTGGATCCATCGCGGTCACAGGTTCGTGCGGCGCCTGTTCGGCACGCTGCCGCGATAGCGCACGAGCGCCGACCGCAGGTGGCAGCCTCTGAACATGACCCGCGCGCCCGCACGCATCACCGTGAGCCGCACATCGAAGGAAGACTTCGGCGAGCGGCACCTCGTCGTCTCCGTGGACGGCACGAAGCTCGCCGACCTCCTCTTTGGGCACACGATGACCTGGGAGCTCGAGCCCGGACGGCACCGGCTGAAGGTGCACAACACGCTGGTGTGGAAGACGCTGGAGTTCGATCTGCCAAAGCCTGTTCGCTCGCAATGACCTGCGCACCGGCGTGCGCTGCGCTCGCACCCGCGAAGACCACGACGACACCCATTCTGACCAAGGCTTCGAACACTGGACTCCTCCTTCCAGTTTACGCGGCCGTGTCTCCCGGCTTGAGGTCCAGCACCTCGATCCCCATGGGCCCCACCAGCTCGCGGAGCCGGGCCGGTGTGCCGGTGAGCAGCGGGAAGGTGCCCCAATGCATGGGCACCACCTGCTTGACGCCGAGCAATTCGCAGGCGCGCGCGGCCGCATCCGGGCCCATGGTGAAATGGTCGCCAATCGGGAGGAACGCGATCGCCGGCGCGTAGAGGTCCTTCACGAATTTCATGTCGCCGAAGAGCGCCGTGTCCCCCGCGAAGTACGCGCGCAGGCCGTCCTCGAACGTGATCACGAAGCCCGCCGGCTCGCCAAGGTAGATGGGCTTGCCGTCTTCGACGGCGCCGCTGCTGTGCAGCGCGGTGGTCATCGAGATGGCGATGTCGCCGATGCGCTGCGTGCCGCCGATATTCATCGGGCTCGTGTGCTTCACGCCCTTCGCCTCGAGCCACGCGCACAGCTCGAAGATGCCCACAACGGTCGCACCGGTCGCGCGCGCGACAGGCACCACGTCACCCACGTGGTCGAAATGCCCGTGTGACAGGAGAATGAGGTCGGCCTTGTCGATCTTCTTCATCGACGCGGGGCACGCGGGGTTTCCGTCGAGCCACGGGTCGGTGACGATGCGTTTGCCCCCGGGGGAGGTGAGGATGAACGTCGAATGCCCGAGCCAGGTGATGGAAAGGGACTTCATCGGCGCATTGTATAATTTCCACGGATGTCCGACAGCGCTCCGGTGACCTTCATCCGCGGGCGGCACGCGCGCCGCCGTCTCGAGGAAGCGGCGCGGCAGCCCAAGCCCGAATGGCTGAAGGTGCGCGCCCCCGGCTCGCAGAACTACATGCGGCTCAAGGGACTCATGCGCGACCTCGGGCTGCATACGGTCTGCGAAGAGGCGAACTGCCCGAACATCGGCGAGTGCTGGCACCACGGCACCGCCACGTTCATGATCCTCGGAGACGTCTGCACGCGCTCGTGCGGGTACTGCAACGTGGTGCACGGCAAGCCGGGCCCGGCGGACCCCCGCGAGCCGGTGAAGGTCGCGGAGGCGGTCGCCTCCATGGCGCTCGAGTACGTCGTCATCACGTCGGTGGATCGCGATGACCTGCCGGATTTCGGCGCGTCGATCTTCGCCGGGGTCATCCGCGAGATCCGCGCGCGGCGGCCCGAGTGCCGCGTCGAAGTGCTGATCCCTGATTTCCAGGGGAACGACACATCGCTCCAGACGGTTCTCGACGCGCGCCCTGACGTGCTCAACCACAACATCGAAACGGTCCCGCGCCTGTACCGGACGGCGCGGCCGGGCGGGCGGTACGATCGCGCGCTGCAACTGCTCGATCGCGCGCGGCGGTTTGCGCCCGGGGTGCCGACCAAGTCGGGCGTCATGGTGGGGCTCGGCGAGGAGTTCGACGAGGTGGTGGCCACGATTGCCGACCTGGCGCACATCGGCTGCGGCATCCTGACGATCGGGCAGTATCTGCGCCCCTCGCTGGCGCACCTCCCGATGGCGCGCTACTACCATCCCAGCGAGTTCGCCGATCTGAAACGGATCGCGCTCGATCTCGGCTTCGGTCATGTCGAATCCGGTCCGCTCGTCCGCAGCTCGTATCACGCGCACGAACAGGCGCAATCGTACGAGCAGCGTTCCTGACCGTCGCCGGCCCGTCGGGTTGACATCGCCGCAGTCGGCGCTCGCGCGGGCCCATGCCGCGATCGTCGCCTGCAACGACTGCGCGCGCCTGCGCGAGTACTGCATCACCATCGGGCGCGTCAAGAACGCTGCGCACAGGAACGACGACTACTGGGCGCGCCCCGTCCCCGGGTTCGGCGACCCGGGGGCGCGGCTGCTCATCATCGGCCTGGCGCCCGCCGCGCACGGCGCAAACCGCACGGGGCGCATGTTCACCGGTGATGCGCCGGGGGGCTCCGGCGACTTCCTGATGGAGGCGATGCACGCCCACGGCTTCGCCAACCAACCGACCACGCGTCACAAAGACGACGGGCTGCGGCTGCAGGACGCCTTCATCGCCGCCACCGTGCGCTGCGCGCCGCCGGACAACAGGCCCACGCCGCGGGAGATCGGCCGCTGCGAGCGCCACCTGGACGCGGAGTTCGACGCGCTGCCCAACGTCGAAGTGATCGTCGCGCTGGGCAGGATTGCGTGGGATGCGACCTTCCGCCTCCTCGCGCGCCGGCGTGGCATCATCCTCCGCCCGCGCCCCGCGTTCGCCCACGGCGCACTCGTGCGGGTGCCGCAGCAGCTCGCGGTGATCGGCTCGTTCCACCCGAGCCGGCAGAACACGAATACGGGACGGTTGACGCAGCGCATGCTGCGCGAGGTGTTTGCGAGGGCGCGGCGGCAACTGGGGAGCTAGGGTTCAGGGTTCAGGCACGTGCGCCGCGAGCGCCCCGTCCGCCGACGCCGTCCCGCCGCCGCGGATCATCAGCGCCAGCGCAATGCCGATGGCGAGCAGGTGGTACTCGAACCCCTCGCCTTTCGCGGTGCCGTTCCAGTTCATAAAGAACCCGGCGGAGCCGTGATAGAGCGCCACCGCGACAACCATGACGCTCGCAATCCCAAATGCGGCGACGCGCGTCAGCAGGCCGGCAATCAACCCGAGGCTGCCGAGGAACTCGGCGGCAATGGCGAGCACGCCGAAGACGTATGGAATGCCCTGGCTCTGGAAATAACCCATGGTCCCGGCAAACCCATATCCCCCGAACCAGCCGAGCACCTTCTGGGCCCCGTGCGGGAATATCACGATCCCGAGCGTGAGCCGGAGCACCAGCGCGACCAGGTCTTCGCGCGTCGCGATGAGCTTCTGAAACATCTGCGCACCTCCTCGAAGAAAATGAGCTATAATAATTTCATATTTAATAATTAGATGTCAAACTAATCACCGCATCACATTTCCATGGGAACACATCACAAAGGGACGCCGCCGGAAGTGAGCGCGCTGAACGCCTACATCAAGCTGCGGCGTGCCGCCGGGGCAATTGACGCGCGGCTGGTCAGGGATATCGCCGATCGCGGTCTCACCGAGGCGCAGTTCGGCGTCCTCGAGGTCCTCTATCACCTCGGGCCGATGTGCCAGCGCGCCGTCGCGGCGAAGCAATTCACCAGCGGCGCCAACATGACGATGGTCTTGAATAACCTGGAGAAGCGCGGCCTGGTGAGGCGCGTGCGCAGCACGGAAGATCGGCGGCAGTACTTTGCCGAGCTGACGCCGGACGGACGGGCCCTGATCCGCAGGATCTTCCCCGGCCACGTCCAGCGGATCGTGGACGCGTTCGCCGCGCTGACGCGCGACGAGCAGGCGGAGCTCGGCGCGCTCTGCCGGAAGCTAGGCCTCGCGAACGCGGCGAATCGCGGCAAGGATTGAGTCCACCGACCGTTCCATGTCCCGGGCGGTCGTCGCCCACCCCGATACCGAGATGCGCATGGCCGGCTCGCCTGCCCACTGCGTGCCGCCGAGCCAGCACACGCCATCCTGCTGCACGGCGGCAATCACGGCGGGCGTCACGTTCGCGCCCGCGCGATCGGCCACGCGCAGCAGCACCTGGTTCAGCACCACATCATTCAGAACGGTGGCGCCCGGCTCGGGGCGCAGCCGGTCCGCCGCGAAACGGGCGTGCGCGCAGCACCGGGTCACAAGCTCCTGCACGCCGCGCCGCCCCAGCGCCCTGAGCGTCGCATAGACGGTAATCCCGCGTCCCCTGCGCGACAGCTCGGGCACCCAGTCCAGCGGATCCCGCTGCTGCCCTTCCGCAGAAACCAGATACGCGGCCGTGTGGCTCATCGCGGCGCCGTGCGCCTTCGGGTGCGCGGTCATGACGATGCCGCAGTCGTAGGGGACGTTCAGCCACTTGTGCGCGTCGGTGGCCCAGGAATCTGCGCGCTCGAGCCCGGACACCTGGTGGCGCAGCGCCGGCACGGCCGCCGCCCACAGGCCGAACGCGCCGTCCACGTGGAGCCATCCGCCGCGCTCGTGCGTCGCCTGCGCGATCGGCTCGAGCGGGTCGAACGCGCCGGTGTTGACGTTGCCCGCCTGCGCGCAGACGATTACGGGGCCATCGACGCGCGCCAGCGCCTCCACCAGCGCGCCGGCTCGCATGCGTCCCTGGTCGTCTGAATCCACTCGCACGAGGGTGGACGCGCCCAGCCCGAGCAACCTGCAGGCAGCGGGAATCGAGGAGTGCGCCTCCGCTCCCGCAACGACCGTCACGCGCGGCGCTCCCTGCAGCCCGTCCGCCTCCACGTCCCACCCTGCGCGGCCGAGCACGTCGTGCCGCGCGGCGGCGAGCGCGGTGGTGTTCGCCATGTGCCCGCCCGTCACGAACCCGATGCTCGCGTGCGCCGGCACGCCGAGGAGATCGATCAGCCACTGCCGTGCGACTTCCTCGATGGCTGACGCGGCAGGCGAGGCGATATGCAGGCCGGAGTTCTGATCCCACGCCGACGTCAGCCAGTCGGCTGCCACCGCCACGGGATAGCTGCCACCGATGACGAACCCGAAGTAGCGCGGCCCGGCGGTGGCGACGAGCCCCGGCTCAGCGTCGCGCGCCAGGGCCTCGATCACGCCCGCCGGATCCTGCGAGCGTTCAGGCAGCGGGCCGCCAAGGCGGGCGATGAGCGCGTCGGCGCTCTCGCGCGCGCGAACGGGCCGTCCGGCCAACGAGGAGATGTAGGCGGACGCGAGTTCGTGCGCCCGCGTGAGGAGGGCCGCGTACGGGTCAGGGCTTGCGCTTCGGCCGGTAGACATGGGTGCTGTGGCCGAAGAATACCTCGGCGGCCTCCATCACGGTCTCGGACAGCGTGGGGTGCGGGTGAATCGTCATCGCGACATCATCGACGAGCGCGCCCATCTCGATCGCGAGCACCCCTTCGGAGATCAGCTCGCCCGCGCCGGCGCCGACGATCCCGACGCCGAGCACGCGGCGCGTGTCGGGATCGACCACGAGCTTCGTCGAGCCGTCGGGGCGGTCGAGCGTGATGGCGCGGCCGATGGCGGCCCACGGGAAGCGGGCCACGTCCACCTTGATGCCGCGCTTCTGTGCCTCGGTCTCCGTCAGGCCACACCACGCGATCTCCGGGTCGGTGAAGACGACCGCGGGAATCGCGTTCGGCTCGAAGGCCGCATTCTTCCCCGCAATCGCGTCAACGGCCGTGCGCGCCTCGTGCGAGGCCTTGTGGGCGAGCATCGGCTCCCCCGCGACGTCGCCGATGGCGAAGATCGACGGCTCCGCGGTCCGCCGCGCGCCATCCGTCTCGATGAACCCGCGATCGGTGACCTTCACGCGCGTGCGATCGAGCCCCTCGATCTTCGCGTTCGGCCGGCGGCCGACCGAGATCAGCACCTTGTCGAACACCTGCGGCGTGCCGGTCACGCCTTCGCCTTCCAGGGTGACCCTGATCCCCTTCTTGTCGTCGGTGAGCGATGTGACCTTCGTGTTGAGCATCACCGCCTTGAACGTCTTCTCCGCCCGGCGCGCCAGCACGCCCACGAGGTCGCGGTCCGCGCCCGGCAGCAGGCCGTCGGTCATTTCAACGACCGATACGTCGGAACCGAGCGCGGCGTAGACCGTGCCCAGCTCGAGGCCGATGTAGCCGCCGCCGATCACGAGCAGCTTCCCGGGGACGTCGGCCAGCTCCAGCGCCGTGGTGGAGTCCATGACCCGCGGGCTGTCGGTCGAAAGGCCCGGGATCTTCGACGGAAGCGATCCTGTGGCGATGATCGCGTGCTCGAACACGAGCTTCTGCGCGCCCCCTGCGGCCAGCTTCACGTCGAGCGATCGCGCATCGGCAAATGCGGCCCACCCCCGCACGTACGTGATCTTCCGCATCTTCGTCATCTGGCCGAGCCCGCCGGTGAGCTTGCCCACGACCGCGTCTTTCCAGGAGCGGAGCTTGTCGAGATCGATTTTCGGTGCCGGGAACGTGACGCCGAACGCGCCGGCGTCGTGCGACTCGCTGATGACTTTCGCCGCGTGCAGCAGCGCCTTCGAGGGGATGCATCCCCGATAGAGACAGACGCCGCCGGGGTTCGTATCCGGATCCACGAGCGCGACGCTCATCCCGAGGTCCGCCGCGTAGAACGCCGCGGCGTACCCGCCGGGGCCAGCGCCGATGACAACGGCTTGGACTGAGATATCAGAAGGCATGAGAGCATCCACAGGCTTCAGGGTTCAGGATTCAGGGCTCAGGACCAAACCCTCAACCCTGAATCCCGGCAAGCGTCAGAGCACGAGCAGCAGCGGCTGCTCGAGCGCCTCGCAGACCCAGCGCAGGAACCGCGCGGCGTCTGCGCCGTCGATGACGCGATGGTCGTAGGACAGCGACAGCGGCAGCATCAGCCGCGGCTCGAACGAGCCGCCGGTCCCGCCGGCGCCCGCCGGGCGCCACACGGGCCGCATCTCGGCGCGCGACAGGCCGAGGATCGCCACTTCCGGCGCGTTGATGATGGGCGTGAACGACGTGCCGCCGATGCCCCCGAGGTTCGTGATGCTCATCCCGCCGCCCGCCATGTCGTCGGGCGCGAGCTTGCGGTCGCGCGCCTTCTTCGCGGCGGCGGCGACCTCCACGGACAGCTCCACGATCGTCTTCCGGTCCGCGTCGCGCACGACCGGCACCAGCAACCCTCGCTCGGTGTCGACCGCCACGCCCACGTTGATGTACCTGCGGTACACGATCTGGTCGTTGGGCAGGTCAATCGACGCGTTGAACTGCGGAAACCGCTTCATGGCTTCGGCGATCACCTTGACGGCGATGGCCGTGATGGTCAGCTTGCCGCCGGCGGCCTCGGCGCGCGGCGCGTACTGCTTCCGCAAGTCCTCCAACGCCGTGATGTCCGCCTGGTCGTGCTGCGTGACGTGCGGTGCGGCCCAGGCCGCGGTGAGGTGCTCCGCCGTCTTGCGACGAATATTGCTCATCGGCTTGCGCTCGACCTCACCCCACTTCGCCAAATCGGGCAGCGGCGCCGGTTCGGCGCCGCCGGCTGCCGGGCGAGCGCGCACGAACGCCTTGACGTCCTGTTCGCTGATCCGCCCGGCGGGGCCGGATCCCTGGACGCGCCGGATGTCCACACCCAGCTCGCGCGCCATCCGCCGCACCGACGGCGCGGCCGGCACCGGCGCGATGTCCGCGGGAACGTCCACGGCGGCTGCCGCCGCCGCGGGCTGGCGCGCGCCGCGCGAGATGTCCACGACCTTGCGCGACGGCTCCCGCGCCCCCTCGGACTGTTGCGGCTGCGGCGTGGTGGCCCGGGGCGCTGCTTCTGCGCCTTCGGCGCCTTCTGCTGTGGAAACGGGCTGGGCCGCCGGCGCCGGCGCCGCGTCTGCCTTCGGCGCCGCTTCCTTTGCGGGGGGCTTCGGCGCGCCTTCCTCGACGCGCAGGATCAACTGCCCGACCTTCACCTTGTCCCCCTGCTTGACGGCGATCCCGGTGATCGTTCCCGCCACGGTGGACGGGACCTCAATGGTGGCCTTGTCCGTCTCCAGCTCCAGCACCGGCTGGTCTTTCGCGATGGCGTCGCCGGCCTTCACGAGGAGGCGGACGACGTCGCCCGCCGTGATGTTTTCGCCAAGTTCAGGAACGTTGAAATCCGTCGCCACTCGTCACACCTATGAGATCCGCGGGTTCTTCTTGCCGGGATCGATGCCGAGATCCTTGATCGCCTTCGCGACGACCTTCGCGTCCGCCTCGCCCCCCCGGGCGAGCGCCGACAAGGCCGCGACCGCGACGTAGCGCGCATCCACTTCGAAGAAGTTCCGCAGCCCCGCGCGGTCCTCGCTCCGTCCGAACCCGTCGGTCCCGAGCGTCACCATCGGCCTGCCGATCCAGCGGGCGAGAGCGTCGGGCAGGATCTTCATGTAGTCGGACGCCGCCACGACCACGCCGGGCGTGTCCGACAGGCACTCGGACACGTACGGCCGGCGCGGCTTCTCGGCCGGATGGAGCATGTTCCAGCGCTCCACGTCGTGCGCCTCGCGCGACAGCTCGTTGTAGCTGGTCACGCTCCACACGTCGGCGGCGACATCGTACTTCTCGAGCAGTTTCTGCGCCGCGATCACCTCGTTGAGGATGGCGCCGCTGCCGAGCAGTTGCGCGCGCAGCGTCGCGCCGCCGTTCTCGGCCGCGCGGAACTTGTACATCCCCTTCAGGATGCCCTCGCGCACGCCGTCCGGCATCCGCGGCATCTCGTACTGCTCGTTCATGACGGTGATGTAGTAGAAGACGTTCTCGCCCTCCTTGTACATCCTCCGGATCCCGTCGCCGATAATCACGGCGATCTCGTAGGCGTAGGCCGGGTCGTACGAGAGGCAGTTGGGCACCGGCGACGACAGCACGTGGCTGTGACCGTCCTGGTGCTGCAGTCCTTCGCCCGCCAGCGTCGTGCGGCCGGCGGTGCCGCCGAGCAGGAAGCCCTTCGTGCGCGCGTCGCCGGCCGCCCAGATCAGATCGCCAATCCGCTGGAAGCCGAACATCGAGTAGTAGATGAAGAAGGGGATCGTGTTGATGCCGTAGGTCGCATAGGCGGTGCCCGCCGCGATGAACGACGACATCGACCCGGCCTCCGTGATGCCTTCCTCGAGGATCTGCCCGTCTTTCGCTTCCTTGTAGTAGAGCAGCGTGTCCATGTCGACCGGCTCGTAGGTCTGGCCGGCGTGCGAGTAAATGCCGACCGCGCGGAAGAGCGACTCCATGCCGAAGGTGCGCGCCTCGTCAGGAACGATCGGAACGATCAGGTCCCCGATCTCCTTGTCACGAAGGAGCTTCGACAACATCCGCACGAACACCATCGTGGTGGACGCCTTGCGCCCCTCGGTGCCCTTGTAGAACTCCTCGAAGAGCGGCTCGAGCGGCGTCGTCACCGGGACGAAGTGCGTCTGCCGGCACGGTACCGCGCCGCCGAGCGCCTTCCGGCGCTCCCGCATGTACTTCAGCTCGGGGCTGTCATCCGGCGGCCGGTAGAACGGCGCTTCGGCGATCTGCTCGTCTGAAATCGGAATGCCGAAGCGGCTGCGGAACGACCGCAGGTCCTCGTCGTTCATCTTCTTCTGCTGGTGGGTGATGTTCTTGCCCTCGCCCGCCTCGCCCAGGCCGTAGCCCTTGATGGTGCGCGCGAGGATCACCGTCGGCTGCCCCTTGTGGGTGACGGCCGCGCGATACGCGTTGTAGACCTTGAGCGGATCGTGGCCGCCGAGGCGCAGCCGCTTGATTTGATCATCGGACATGCCTTTGACCAGCTCGGCGAGCCGCGGGTCCTTTCCGAAGAAATGTTCGCGGGTGTAGGCGCCG
Protein-coding sequences here:
- the aceE gene encoding pyruvate dehydrogenase (acetyl-transferring), homodimeric type translates to MKQTAPNDDAALEAQETREWLESLDYVLRQGDRDRVIRLFEALGIRIRQSGFRLPFSATTPYINTIPADQQVSLPGSQEIERRIKSLVRWNALAMVIRQNRISDGIGGHISTYASAATLYEVGFNHFFRGRTKDHDGDIIFFQGHASPGIYARAFLEGRINQKPLQNFRRETAEGGGLSSYPHPWLMPDFWQFPTVSMGLGPIMAIYQARFMRYLEDRGLKRPADNKVWAFLGDGETDEPETLGAITLASREKLDNLIFVVNCNLQRLDGPVRGNGQIIQELEAAFRGAGWNVIKVIWGSDWDPLFAKDKEGVLARRMGEIVDGEYQKYAVESGAYTREHFFGKDPRLAELVKGMSDDQIKRLRLGGHDPLKVYNAYRAAVTHKGQPTVILARTIKGYGLGEAGEGKNITHQQKKMNDEDLRSFRSRFGIPISDEQIAEAPFYRPPDDSPELKYMRERRKALGGAVPCRQTHFVPVTTPLEPLFEEFYKGTEGRKASTTMVFVRMLSKLLRDKEIGDLIVPIVPDEARTFGMESLFRAVGIYSHAGQTYEPVDMDTLLYYKEAKDGQILEEGITEAGSMSSFIAAGTAYATYGINTIPFFIYYSMFGFQRIGDLIWAAGDARTKGFLLGGTAGRTTLAGEGLQHQDGHSHVLSSPVPNCLSYDPAYAYEIAVIIGDGIRRMYKEGENVFYYITVMNEQYEMPRMPDGVREGILKGMYKFRAAENGGATLRAQLLGSGAILNEVIAAQKLLEKYDVAADVWSVTSYNELSREAHDVERWNMLHPAEKPRRPYVSECLSDTPGVVVAASDYMKILPDALARWIGRPMVTLGTDGFGRSEDRAGLRNFFEVDARYVAVAALSALARGGEADAKVVAKAIKDLGIDPGKKNPRIS